The following proteins are co-located in the Dyadobacter chenwenxiniae genome:
- a CDS encoding uridine kinase family protein: MTTPEFAPYIVGITGGSASGKTFFMKSLIDSFEKEEITRISQDNYYRPIHEIPRDENGVENFDLPETIDHHLFAEHIAVLRAGREVHQKEYTFNNPLIKPEILVFEPRPIIIVEGIFVFYFPEIARLIDLKIFVDAKEHVKIKRRIIRDNNERGYDLDDVLYRWEHHVAPTYDKFILPLRSEADMIINNNTRFDTGLEVLKGFLKGKLAERKI; this comes from the coding sequence ATGACAACCCCAGAATTTGCACCCTATATTGTAGGCATTACCGGCGGAAGCGCTTCGGGCAAGACATTCTTCATGAAAAGTCTGATCGATTCGTTTGAGAAAGAAGAAATTACCCGGATTTCACAGGACAATTATTACCGCCCCATTCATGAAATTCCAAGAGATGAGAACGGCGTGGAGAATTTCGACCTTCCAGAAACCATTGATCACCATTTATTTGCGGAACACATTGCTGTATTGCGGGCCGGCCGGGAAGTGCATCAAAAAGAATATACATTCAACAATCCGCTGATCAAACCGGAGATTCTGGTCTTCGAACCGAGGCCTATTATTATCGTCGAAGGCATTTTCGTTTTCTATTTCCCCGAAATCGCGAGGTTGATCGATTTAAAGATTTTTGTTGATGCCAAAGAGCATGTTAAAATAAAAAGGAGAATTATTCGTGATAATAATGAACGCGGATATGACCTTGACGACGTGCTCTATCGCTGGGAACATCATGTGGCGCCAACCTATGACAAATTCATATTGCCACTTCGTTCCGAAGCCGATATGATCATCAACAACAACACCCGCTTCGACACGGGCCTGGAAGTCCTGAAAGGATTTTTGAAAGGAAAATTGGCGGAGCGGAAAATCTGA
- the gcvT gene encoding glycine cleavage system aminomethyltransferase GcvT, whose product MKTVPLHQVHIDLGAKMVPFAGFEMPVRYSSDLDEHHTVRNNVGVFDVSHMGEFSIKGPKALDLIQKVTSNDASALFDGKVQYSYLPNGRGGVVDDLLVYRLKEDEYFLVVNASNIDKDWNWIQSHNTEGVAMENLSDDLCLFAVQGPNATPTLQKLTSVDLDAMDYYTFKISEMAGISDVIISATGYTGAGGFEIYVKNADAVKMWEAIFAAGAEFGIKPVGLGARDTLRLEKGFCLYGNDIDDSTSPLEAGLGWVTKFTKDFIDAEELKAQKEAGLEKKLVGFEMIDRGIPRGHYELCDAAGAKLGKVTSGTQSPTLQKGIGMGYVPTSFAKPETEIFVKVRDRLLKAKVVKLPFVKN is encoded by the coding sequence ATGAAAACCGTCCCTTTACATCAGGTCCATATTGATTTGGGTGCCAAAATGGTCCCGTTTGCAGGTTTTGAAATGCCTGTACGCTATTCCTCGGATCTGGACGAACACCACACTGTAAGAAATAACGTGGGCGTTTTTGACGTCTCTCATATGGGGGAATTCAGCATTAAAGGTCCCAAAGCGCTTGATCTGATTCAAAAAGTAACTTCAAATGATGCTTCGGCTTTGTTTGACGGAAAAGTTCAGTACAGCTATCTGCCCAACGGAAGAGGCGGTGTTGTGGATGATTTATTGGTGTATCGATTAAAAGAGGACGAATATTTCCTGGTTGTAAACGCTTCCAATATAGATAAGGACTGGAACTGGATCCAAAGCCACAATACAGAAGGCGTTGCGATGGAAAATCTTTCTGATGACCTATGCCTTTTTGCTGTTCAGGGTCCTAATGCGACGCCTACATTACAAAAGCTCACTTCCGTTGATCTTGATGCGATGGATTATTATACATTCAAAATCAGCGAAATGGCTGGGATTTCGGATGTGATAATTTCAGCAACAGGTTATACAGGGGCAGGCGGATTTGAAATATATGTTAAAAACGCAGACGCAGTCAAAATGTGGGAAGCCATATTTGCCGCCGGAGCGGAATTTGGAATCAAACCAGTCGGACTAGGCGCCCGCGACACATTACGGCTTGAAAAAGGTTTCTGCCTGTACGGAAACGATATTGATGACAGCACTTCGCCGTTGGAAGCTGGCTTAGGCTGGGTTACCAAATTCACCAAAGATTTTATTGACGCAGAAGAACTCAAAGCACAGAAAGAAGCTGGCTTGGAGAAGAAACTGGTTGGCTTTGAAATGATCGACAGAGGAATTCCACGCGGACACTATGAATTGTGCGATGCAGCTGGCGCTAAATTGGGAAAAGTGACTTCGGGCACACAATCGCCCACATTGCAAAAAGGAATCGGCATGGGCTACGTCCCTACCTCATTCGCTAAGCCTGAGACGGAAATTTTCGTCAAAGTCCGTGACAGATTATTAAAAGCGAAAGTTGTTAAGCTTCCTTTTGTAAAAAACTAA
- a CDS encoding 2-phosphosulfolactate phosphatase → MKQLDVCLTPDLLHLHKLDNSIVVVADIFRATSCMVTGLAYGVKSITPVASIEECKFLQDKGFIAAAERDARKVEGFDLDNSPFSYMNERLIGSQIAMTTTNGTLSISKAKASAVKVMIGSFLNLGALANHLRSEPYDILVLCAGWKGRPNLEDTLFAGALADALKDQFMLLEDGTLMAQRLYDQSRDNLLASVSNSSHVRRLQRLGIQKDISYCLQKDLYDIVPVLRGSTLVAMN, encoded by the coding sequence ATGAAACAACTTGATGTTTGCCTTACACCCGACCTGCTTCATTTACACAAACTGGATAATTCAATCGTAGTCGTAGCAGACATTTTCAGGGCTACTTCCTGCATGGTAACCGGCCTCGCTTATGGTGTTAAGAGCATTACACCCGTTGCCAGCATTGAAGAATGTAAGTTTTTACAAGACAAGGGTTTCATCGCAGCAGCGGAGCGCGATGCGCGTAAAGTGGAAGGCTTTGATCTGGATAATTCGCCTTTCAGTTACATGAATGAGCGGCTGATCGGTTCGCAAATTGCAATGACTACCACCAACGGAACGTTATCCATTTCCAAAGCGAAAGCCTCGGCGGTTAAAGTAATGATCGGCTCTTTCTTAAATTTAGGTGCATTAGCGAATCATTTGCGTTCAGAGCCTTATGACATTCTGGTGCTTTGCGCGGGCTGGAAAGGCAGGCCAAACCTGGAAGACACGCTATTTGCAGGTGCACTTGCAGACGCGTTGAAAGATCAGTTTATGCTTTTAGAAGATGGCACATTAATGGCACAGCGATTGTATGATCAGAGCCGCGATAATTTGCTGGCGAGCGTTTCCAATTCGTCCCACGTGCGCAGGTTGCAGCGTTTGGGAATCCAGAAAGATATATCTTATTGTTTACAGAAAGACCTTTATGATATCGTGCCGGTTTTGCGCGGAAGCACTTTGGTAGCAATGAATTAA
- a CDS encoding lasso RiPP family leader peptide-containing protein has product MKTVNSHSTQTKKSYRKPTLNRFGNVAKLTKGKLGSAADLGPTFDFDGL; this is encoded by the coding sequence ATGAAAACAGTGAATTCGCACTCTACACAGACAAAAAAGTCTTATCGCAAACCAACCTTAAACAGGTTCGGAAACGTTGCTAAATTGACTAAAGGAAAATTAGGCAGCGCCGCAGATCTTGGCCCTACGTTTGATTTCGACGGACTTTGA
- a CDS encoding FG-GAP repeat domain-containing protein produces the protein MNKKLFLFALTLIATETVAQTATFVGEVIDDKISIGYGVTSGDVDGDGKPDILLADKKEIVWYKNPGKKAEKWTRNVIARDLTEQDNVCIAARDIDGDGKVEVAVGAQWNPSETKNLKQSGAVYYLSAPNDRTQLWEPVRLHHEVTIHRMQWVKKADGDFQLAVLPLHGEGNTGGEGAGVKLIVFDVPEKKTGIWGYDLVETGMHMTHNMQSMEVPGRMLGLAIAGKEGVQVFLDGADGWAPSGTWMVPQTGVGEIRTGSLGKNQLFTATIEPMHGTNLVVYSKDNRTVLTDKIKEGHALVCADFFGQGRDQVVMGWRNPNVTGETGVRIYVGSDPEGKKWQEYALDDKIKIACEDIAAADLDGDGDLDIVASGRATHNVVVYWNQKKK, from the coding sequence ATGAATAAAAAATTATTTCTTTTTGCCCTTACACTGATCGCAACAGAAACGGTTGCTCAGACGGCGACTTTTGTGGGGGAAGTTATTGATGATAAAATTAGTATAGGCTATGGCGTAACCTCTGGAGACGTGGATGGAGACGGGAAACCGGATATTTTGCTTGCAGATAAAAAGGAGATTGTTTGGTATAAAAATCCGGGAAAAAAGGCCGAAAAGTGGACGCGCAATGTAATTGCAAGAGATCTTACAGAGCAAGACAATGTGTGCATAGCAGCCCGTGATATCGATGGGGACGGGAAAGTCGAGGTGGCGGTCGGCGCACAGTGGAATCCGTCGGAAACAAAAAATTTAAAACAATCCGGTGCAGTCTATTATTTGTCTGCTCCAAATGACCGGACGCAGCTTTGGGAGCCGGTCCGCTTGCATCATGAAGTAACAATCCATAGAATGCAATGGGTGAAAAAGGCAGATGGGGATTTCCAGCTTGCCGTGCTTCCGTTGCATGGCGAAGGCAATACGGGAGGTGAAGGAGCTGGTGTTAAGCTGATTGTGTTTGATGTTCCGGAAAAAAAGACGGGCATCTGGGGTTACGACCTGGTGGAAACCGGCATGCATATGACACATAACATGCAATCCATGGAAGTGCCAGGCAGAATGCTTGGTCTTGCTATCGCAGGAAAAGAAGGCGTGCAGGTGTTTTTAGACGGTGCAGACGGATGGGCCCCGTCGGGAACATGGATGGTGCCGCAAACAGGAGTAGGAGAGATCAGAACAGGAAGTTTAGGTAAAAATCAATTGTTTACAGCCACCATCGAGCCTATGCACGGCACAAACCTGGTTGTTTACTCAAAAGATAACCGTACAGTTTTGACAGATAAAATAAAGGAAGGTCACGCATTGGTATGCGCCGATTTCTTCGGACAGGGCCGCGATCAGGTGGTAATGGGCTGGCGTAATCCTAATGTTACCGGGGAAACCGGCGTCCGAATTTACGTAGGCTCCGATCCGGAAGGCAAAAAGTGGCAGGAATATGCGCTGGATGATAAAATCAAGATCGCCTGCGAAGATATAGCAGCAGCGGATTTGGACGGGGACGGCGACCTGGACATTGTGGCGTCAGGCCGGGCGACGCACAATGTGGTTGTGTATTGGAATCAAAAGAAGAAGTAG
- a CDS encoding asparagine synthase-related protein gives MIIEGVVSFENLRYTITEGGTNDTITWENGWFSSSTLTPNTKLQHVFALGVNFLGEREPEYLNKAYARNPGVFHFDPHFQEPDSETDLGNFGAWFDETCQTLYLSRDIFGVIPTYYLHVPRSFVAFSTSLVSLLKMPICRSYLQLNTDRIISYSRFRGDQSGSYSSDTFFKNIKTVLPGHTISISPDDVTIRRFASFDPDKWSHLHSVEEFGQAFKDLFFKSVQLTIGQSEETVGSHLSGGMDSSSISAVAKSIDPALALHTLYLDTKTKYSDEIQFASEVAEKIGSIHHEVPPSHEDFEVISRYTSAYGHPECMVISPSSQGSLMEFASQLGCKILLIGHDGDSVVGSGLEKLTKAYFERDWHELKALIVKRAQYASMNRVIPQWATLAAAEKIKQYTKHLIVSKFFEQIKRLKPFDMVKLLVESSREMDVSLWHFFATGLKRLWKKLIKTKMLEGTILKQEFATAHVAKRENLADLLRGDLPLKYKVWFDDVFNGQTIIASEQFFALGNHYGLENRFPFYDKDLFELCISVPMEIKFGRGIGREHFREAMKGLLPETVRSRPNKANFSIYGREAALRLYHQSKELMDDHGNLVWNFIDQQKYIESAKILIDPAASESNHTLSQFHVTRAISLAIWFDWLKKNDLLPTTS, from the coding sequence GTGATTATCGAAGGTGTAGTTAGTTTTGAGAATCTTCGGTACACAATTACAGAAGGCGGAACTAATGACACTATTACCTGGGAAAATGGATGGTTTTCATCCTCGACATTAACCCCTAATACGAAGCTGCAGCATGTCTTCGCATTAGGGGTTAATTTTTTAGGTGAGCGAGAGCCGGAATATTTAAATAAAGCATACGCCAGAAATCCAGGAGTCTTTCATTTCGACCCTCATTTCCAAGAGCCTGATTCAGAAACAGATCTCGGCAATTTTGGAGCCTGGTTTGACGAGACTTGCCAGACGCTTTACTTATCCAGGGATATTTTTGGTGTTATCCCTACTTACTACCTTCATGTTCCGCGCTCATTTGTCGCCTTTTCGACCAGCTTGGTGTCTTTGCTTAAAATGCCGATCTGTCGATCGTATTTGCAGCTAAATACCGACAGAATCATTTCCTACTCCCGTTTTCGGGGTGACCAATCTGGAAGTTATTCTTCTGATACTTTTTTTAAAAACATTAAGACTGTCCTTCCGGGGCATACTATTTCGATTTCTCCGGACGATGTTACAATCAGGCGCTTTGCCAGCTTCGATCCTGATAAATGGAGCCATTTACATTCGGTAGAAGAATTCGGACAAGCCTTTAAAGATCTTTTTTTTAAATCTGTTCAACTAACCATTGGCCAGAGCGAAGAGACAGTTGGCTCGCACCTGAGTGGCGGAATGGACTCTTCTTCCATCAGTGCTGTCGCAAAGTCAATCGACCCGGCGCTTGCATTGCATACGCTGTATCTGGATACTAAAACAAAATATTCAGATGAGATTCAATTTGCTAGTGAAGTCGCAGAAAAAATCGGTTCCATACACCACGAGGTGCCTCCGTCACATGAAGATTTTGAAGTTATATCCCGCTACACATCAGCTTATGGACATCCGGAATGTATGGTCATAAGCCCTTCTTCACAGGGAAGTCTGATGGAATTTGCGAGTCAGCTCGGATGTAAGATCTTATTGATAGGCCATGATGGTGACTCCGTCGTAGGAAGCGGTCTCGAAAAGTTGACAAAAGCATATTTTGAGAGAGATTGGCATGAGCTTAAAGCGCTCATCGTGAAAAGAGCTCAATATGCGTCTATGAACCGTGTAATTCCCCAATGGGCGACTCTTGCCGCTGCCGAGAAAATAAAACAATACACGAAGCATTTGATTGTCAGCAAGTTTTTTGAGCAAATAAAAAGGCTCAAACCTTTTGATATGGTCAAGCTTCTTGTTGAATCGTCAAGAGAAATGGATGTTTCATTGTGGCACTTTTTTGCGACAGGGCTGAAAAGGCTTTGGAAAAAGCTCATCAAAACCAAAATGCTTGAAGGGACGATTTTAAAGCAGGAATTTGCAACGGCCCATGTTGCCAAACGGGAAAATCTGGCAGACCTACTCAGAGGTGATTTACCTCTAAAATATAAGGTATGGTTCGACGATGTTTTCAATGGTCAGACCATTATCGCCAGTGAGCAATTTTTTGCACTTGGAAATCATTATGGCCTGGAAAATCGATTCCCTTTCTACGACAAGGATTTGTTTGAACTATGCATTTCCGTTCCTATGGAGATAAAATTCGGCAGAGGCATTGGTCGTGAGCATTTCAGAGAGGCAATGAAAGGTTTACTGCCGGAGACAGTGAGGAGCAGGCCCAATAAGGCTAATTTCAGCATCTATGGAAGAGAAGCTGCCCTTCGTTTGTACCATCAGTCTAAGGAGCTTATGGACGACCACGGCAATCTTGTCTGGAACTTTATAGATCAACAGAAATACATTGAATCAGCAAAGATTTTAATTGATCCTGCCGCTTCCGAGTCCAATCACACATTGTCACAATTCCATGTAACGCGCGCCATCTCGCTGGCCATATGGTTTGACTGGCTGAAAAAGAACGATTTACTTCCCACGACATCTTAG
- a CDS encoding PorZ beta-propeller-like domain-containing protein translates to MKRLVLFVLLCGALSRMSLGQNVALGQWETHFSYLSGKHVVQVNDHIFCASHNGLFSINTADKQIKTWSKSDGLTSTGISSMAFDHEQNLLLLAYRDGNVDLVYLDQSTQKEEIINWPVFSQNPDLPDNKDIKRIIFHKNLAYLCTGFGIVVLDTKNQQVDETYRYIGTNGTQVSVSDIAFASDSLFAVTSQGMLATSMSPAVNRQYFANWKTIVTPAKAVAVAANASQLYIGCAGKGLYLKENGNWKSVLSSGSQTYFISASESGLTVTLDDRVILFDKKNEAETFTSPLFKSPKEAVYTNSEQLWVADAQNGLLHHEGQAFRSFTPLQADTTIANKKDSVITDLNGVTWTRLPDYLGGGILVKNAQNQQRILSTNLGNGSLPSSIINSLAIDADGYIWFASDKGVGYFVADDILNAARVDAVLPIYGQRRLFANEKCTALAIEPGNRKWIGTRNGLYLFNADGTELVQKFTAADSPLSSDAITALEFESERGVLFVDTPNGMVSYRSDATTSAENFSNVKIFPNPVHPGYGGTIGITGLMRESVVKITELSGRLIYETKSQGGTASWNLNDYTGKRAKGGIYMVLVVTAEGNEKFAGKLAVID, encoded by the coding sequence ATGAAGCGGCTGGTTTTGTTTGTGCTTCTTTGCGGCGCCCTATCTCGGATGAGTTTGGGGCAAAATGTGGCATTGGGCCAGTGGGAAACCCATTTCAGTTATCTATCCGGAAAGCACGTTGTTCAGGTTAATGATCACATTTTTTGTGCCTCGCACAATGGTCTTTTCAGCATTAATACTGCCGATAAACAGATTAAAACCTGGTCAAAATCGGATGGGCTCACCAGCACTGGGATTAGCAGCATGGCTTTTGATCACGAGCAAAACCTTTTGCTTTTAGCTTACAGGGACGGCAACGTGGATCTCGTTTATCTGGATCAATCCACTCAAAAAGAAGAGATCATCAATTGGCCCGTATTTTCCCAAAACCCCGACTTACCTGACAATAAAGACATTAAGCGCATCATTTTCCACAAAAATCTGGCTTACCTCTGCACCGGTTTTGGCATTGTTGTTTTGGATACTAAAAATCAGCAGGTTGATGAAACTTATCGTTATATAGGAACAAATGGAACGCAGGTTTCGGTCAGTGACATTGCCTTTGCTTCGGACTCGCTTTTTGCGGTAACGTCACAGGGAATGCTTGCAACTTCCATGTCGCCAGCTGTTAACCGCCAGTATTTTGCCAATTGGAAAACCATCGTTACACCGGCAAAAGCTGTGGCCGTTGCGGCGAATGCTTCTCAGCTTTATATAGGTTGTGCAGGTAAGGGATTGTATTTAAAAGAAAACGGAAACTGGAAATCCGTCTTATCATCGGGCAGTCAAACTTATTTTATATCTGCATCAGAAAGCGGGCTTACGGTCACATTGGATGACAGGGTCATTTTATTTGACAAAAAAAACGAAGCAGAGACATTCACAAGCCCTTTGTTTAAATCCCCGAAGGAAGCCGTTTATACAAATAGTGAACAACTTTGGGTTGCTGATGCACAAAATGGTTTGCTCCATCATGAAGGTCAAGCATTCCGATCTTTTACACCATTACAAGCTGACACCACCATTGCTAACAAAAAAGACTCTGTCATCACGGATTTAAACGGAGTAACCTGGACGCGGCTTCCTGACTATTTAGGTGGAGGGATTTTGGTTAAAAATGCGCAGAATCAGCAGCGCATTCTTTCAACCAACCTCGGAAATGGCAGTTTGCCTTCCTCGATTATCAACAGCCTGGCCATTGATGCGGATGGATACATTTGGTTCGCCAGCGATAAAGGCGTTGGCTATTTTGTCGCCGATGATATTCTGAATGCGGCCAGGGTGGATGCAGTTCTGCCAATTTACGGTCAGAGAAGGCTTTTCGCCAACGAAAAATGCACCGCCCTTGCCATTGAGCCTGGCAATCGGAAATGGATCGGGACGCGAAATGGCTTGTATCTTTTTAATGCTGATGGCACCGAATTGGTCCAAAAATTTACTGCGGCAGATAGTCCGTTGTCCTCAGATGCGATCACTGCATTGGAATTTGAGTCAGAAAGGGGCGTTTTGTTTGTTGATACACCCAATGGGATGGTGTCATACAGGAGCGATGCAACAACCTCAGCTGAGAATTTTTCGAATGTTAAAATTTTTCCAAATCCGGTCCATCCTGGCTATGGCGGGACGATTGGCATAACAGGTTTAATGCGTGAATCCGTTGTAAAGATCACCGAACTTTCAGGCCGACTAATCTATGAAACAAAATCACAGGGTGGAACCGCCTCCTGGAACTTGAATGATTACACGGGTAAGCGTGCCAAAGGAGGAATTTATATGGTCCTTGTGGTGACCGCCGAAGGCAACGAAAAATTTGCCGGAAAGCTGGCGGTTATTGATTAA
- a CDS encoding zinc metallopeptidase — protein sequence MAGAYVIGILVMLISLYVQWRLKRKFEEYSQVGLSNGMSGKEIAETMLRESGIYDVRVLSVEGRLTDHYNPQDKTVNLSPDVYHGRSVSAAAVASHECGHAVQHATAYKWLQFRSQMVPFLSIASSYMQWIILGGIVLLNTTPIPLMVGVALFAATTLFSFITLPVEYDASNRALAWIQKNRIVNEREYIMSADALKWAARTYLVAAIGSLATLLYYVSLLMGRRD from the coding sequence ATGGCTGGTGCATATGTGATTGGTATTTTGGTGATGCTCATTAGCCTTTATGTGCAATGGCGTCTCAAAAGGAAGTTTGAAGAATATTCACAAGTTGGACTGAGCAATGGCATGAGCGGAAAAGAAATCGCTGAAACCATGCTTCGTGAAAGTGGAATTTATGACGTAAGAGTGTTATCCGTTGAGGGACGCCTTACCGACCATTATAATCCTCAGGATAAAACAGTTAACCTGAGCCCGGATGTATATCATGGACGAAGCGTGTCGGCAGCAGCTGTTGCTTCCCACGAATGCGGGCATGCGGTGCAGCATGCAACTGCGTATAAATGGTTACAGTTCAGATCGCAAATGGTGCCTTTTTTAAGCATTGCATCTAGTTATATGCAGTGGATTATCTTGGGTGGAATTGTATTACTAAACACAACACCGATTCCCCTGATGGTTGGTGTCGCTTTGTTTGCAGCAACAACATTGTTCAGTTTCATTACATTGCCAGTTGAATATGATGCAAGCAACAGAGCGCTGGCATGGATTCAGAAAAACAGGATTGTGAACGAAAGAGAATACATTATGTCTGCCGATGCGCTTAAATGGGCCGCCAGGACTTATCTGGTTGCAGCCATCGGTTCTCTTGCAACATTGCTTTATTATGTAAGCTTGTTGATGGGACGGAGAGATTAA